The genomic DNA ttttactttatcgGGATTAGCCACAACAAAGTTATGTGTTATGTCGGTTATATCATTGGAATTCAAATTCCTTTCCTCTGATGATTGCAAGTGTGATGATCCATGTTTTAATGGTGATACCATTTGGCTGATCTCATTGTTTTGAAGGTCTTTCAACATATCCAAAAGAATTTCATGTTTCTCTTTTATAAAGTCTGGCATGGTGTTCTTGTTATGTGTATCAAGTCGTTTCACATCTGTTTGATAAAACGTTTGTAATGTTGGACTCTGTATCTTAACAGAACAAGGGTGGGATAGTACTTTGGGCTTTGTTGATTCAATACCAGCACAATCAGACTCTCCATATAGagcatcatcatcttcatcccatttattttcatactgtTTTCGCACAGTGTCATACTTGTCTAAGTCATTATCCAGTTGCAGACTCTTTTCTAACGGATCACTGGTATCAAAAATATCCAGAATACTTCGGTTTTTTGTAGTGTTATTTGATTGTACGGCTGCAAAAATACGATCTGTGCTTTCAGACGCGCTTACACTAATATCTTGAGGCTGGTTTGCCTGCACAGGTTCATCAAAAGACATGTACTGTTCATTGTCAGCAAAATTGGCAAGGTCACCACTAGTAAAATCTTCAGTTTGTTCGATAACTGGTTTAGGCGGGAGGGTAGGATATTTATGGTCTgctgtaaaagtagttttaatagcTTGTTTTGGAGGTCTAGCTGTTCCTCTTTGTTTACGATTAGCATCCATTGATCGTCTATTCATCATATATGATGTCCCATTGCCCTTGGCCCAATACCCTTTTTTTCGCACATTATCTTTGAAGTCCTGGTAATTGTTTTTCGCAATAGCTCCTAGTTTAGTTGGCACATATTCACTTGAATAGCCATCAATCTCAATATGTTCACGAATTTTTACATTCATGTTTCGTAAATTGGAAGTGTAAATGTTACCAGTAGCTAATGGAGACTTGTCAGTCATTTTAATTGTGCTGTATCCTTCATAAGTATTCACATCACTGTGTGCACTGTTGGCTCTAGGCATAGCAGCAGGGATAGGGCGCCGcttaatttttcgttttttcttattttctccGAAAACTCTTGATAAGAAGTTATCTTCGTCACTGTTGTATGACACAGAATCAGAATCCGTGTCATGTATTGTCTGCCTTGCCATAATATTAgcagattttaaaacattacatggTTTAAGAGTATTTGTGCACTTCTCTGAATCCGTATCTGGGTAATTTGAGTCTTGACTGTCATGGGAGTTTGAACAAGTTCTTCTATTTGTGGACTGTGAGTGACTTCTTGTTTGTCGGTCTTCATTTGTAGTTGCCGAACCACCCCACGTTTGAAGTTCAACATCAGCCCCTATGCATAAAGTTTCTGCACTGACACTTCTTCTTAGCTTGTTAGTATTTTTAAGGTCTTCATTTTCACTATCTGAGGGAATTGATAGTTCATCTGGATTTCTTACTTTACAGATTGTTTTAGCATTGCCTACAACAGAGTTCACAGAGTTTTGTTTCAACTTATCTGCAATAAGTTTTTCCTTTTCCAATTCTGAATGTGGATCAACTAAACAACCTGTGGTTAAGAGCCTTTGTCTCAAATCAAATATTGTCTTGAAATCTGGAGCTGGTTTATCAGAGAGTGCTTCAAATTTTTCAGtgcatattttacaattattgtaaacaatagCAAAGGCTGCAATCCTCACTTTCTCTTCAAGAGTGTAAGACATCTGCCGTTTTTCTGCTGGATTTGGTCCTGTACATTTGTATTCTACAGTACGATTTGTAGAAGACACTCTATTTTCCATGACAGGATTAGAGGTTTTAATGACTAGTGACTCTGTGCTGTCTTGTTTGCTCTTCTTGGAACTAGTCTCATAGCCTGAGGAAGCTGCTTGATCACGGTCGCCATTGCTTGAATACCTTTTTCTTGATTGTCGATTTGTCTTGTACACTGGTAGCATATGATCTTGCTTCTGATTGTTAATCTGCTGGTATTTAGTGTATGCTGCTTTTGTAAGTGGAAGAAACTCATACATGGAGCCATCACTACAACtgtcttttctattttttagtgGATCATTTGTACTCATCAACAAGTTTGGACCATCAACTGGCTTATTATGTTCTTTATTCGATTCCTTCTGCAGCACTGTTGGTGGCAAGTTTTTGACTACTGCTCCTTCAGTGATGCCAACCTGAAGGCAGGAAAAATTATCTCCACTTTAATAATGATGTGCTTCACAAGTTATTGCACTTATAATATAACATCAAGTCTTCTTAGCTTCAAAATCCTCAAAATCcctaaataattgttaaaaaaaaagaaaatgtacaCGAAAAGCTGTTGATATCAAACTTAAAGTGAAAACGGACAATAACACAATATGGTTTAGTTAATGATAAAGAAAGGATTTCTTAATAAAGCTGTAATACTAGTGGAAATCAAAATTAGAAGAGATTGTTATTAAACTAATGCAAGCATTAAATGGCAATGGCtaccaaaacattaaaaaattaacaacagACGTACCTTTTCAGTCTTCTCTTGAGAAACTGACATTCTTTTGCGTTTTTTTCGACCAAATTCATCATATTCATCATCAGACGACGGTTCGCGCCTTCTATATTC from Trichoplusia ni isolate ovarian cell line Hi5 chromosome 4, tn1, whole genome shotgun sequence includes the following:
- the LOC113492773 gene encoding uncharacterized protein LOC113492773 isoform X3 gives rise to the protein MNDGDWICSDSNCGNINFARRVSCYRCNKERPDSSKSFKKKLGTEIGKTAAEKSRGLFNADDWQCNKCANVNWARRQTCNVCNAPKYGEVEARTGYGGGYNERGVVEYRRREPSSDDEYDEFGRKKRKRMSVSQEKTEKVGITEGAVVKNLPPTVLQKESNKEHNKPVDGPNLLMSTNDPLKNRKDSCSDGSMYEFLPLTKAAYTKYQQINNQKQDHMLPVYKTNRQSRKRYSSNGDRDQAASSGYETSSKKSKQDSTESLVIKTSNPVMENRVSSTNRTVEYKCTGPNPAEKRQMSYTLEEKVRIAAFAIVYNNCKICTEKFEALSDKPAPDFKTIFDLRQRLLTTGCLVDPHSELEKEKLIADKLKQNSVNSVVGNAKTICKVRNPDELSIPSDSENEDLKNTNKLRRSVSAETLCIGADVELQTWGGSATTNEDRQTRSHSQSTNRRTCSNSHDSQDSNYPDTDSEKCTNTLKPCNVLKSANIMARQTIHDTDSDSVSYNSDEDNFLSRVFGENKKKRKIKRRPIPAAMPRANSAHSDVNTYEGYSTIKMTDKSPLATGNIYTSNLRNMNVKIREHIEIDGYSSEYVPTKLGAIAKNNYQDFKDNVRKKGYWAKGNGTSYMMNRRSMDANRKQRGTARPPKQAIKTTFTADHKYPTLPPKPVIEQTEDFTSGDLANFADNEQYMSFDEPVQANQPQDISVSASESTDRIFAAVQSNNTTKNRSILDIFDTSDPLEKSLQLDNDLDKYDTVRKQYENKWDEDDDALYGESDCAGIESTKPKVLSHPCSVKIQSPTLQTFYQTDVKRLDTHNKNTMPDFIKEKHEILLDMLKDLQNNEISQMVSPLKHGSSHLQSSEERNLNSNDITDITHNFVVANPDKVKIHPKTKALPTPSITMIRTSPQTQNVSKRSDPIPKMTKYDSSPSPNKSKFNPNRNQVDQSPKCPVNRSKQMSKCIKPPSEPISNPHVPRTNVHRKKNQSKYFNRSQDVSKPPITRSYSIQNLATTDPNLHLNSLNQNLNQGLSRLEKNLNPKMTRSDSIPCLNTNTNDLVHQLPNYCHKQFTNTPMIGPNRNLNFNDRHNSNANIKSNQSVMTSDLNTIRPELVHNVPANRPRRIPDIPLPRSELVPEPMLSQLGTIPTEHSNEVLQILENNDDSNNTKNVKKTISPSKKVQVLEYVTLKAASETPSSTSPQKQFQHSTPKQLPQQTEPVPSTQSFEDNKNQENPKEHEQSVKQTDLSSLLAGINTNTLLLALQNLQQMTQKPSSMSNTEEINSEQPNCVEQAPASETINLTNDEDWEKESNRDGSIERELEKLDGRATDTPFLSDIFDPGPVIIPPNIVKKLNLNVDTEEESKNENANVIGNFKSFALPKPILLNRLKLTVKTPDKPTKGSGKREKRKKKGKGGSGPGPEGEDEDDDDESGDEADLSKYDLWGSDAEQGNSSKTDNAEKSKSAENTKEAVSESPNDKTNKPASPNNKSKRRLVLDV